The following are encoded together in the Bradyrhizobium genosp. L genome:
- a CDS encoding right-handed parallel beta-helix repeat-containing protein produces the protein MFSRFAFLAALLAIMLAHSPASAQSTTVYVASNGNDQNNSCGLAYQPCATISRALGYVSPGGLVLCLSPPQASNSLYVLTAVTIDCRASVNGQIQINVPAGDTRQVVRLRHLTVDGLGGVGPLVMINTSRSVVLEDVTLVEGTGQGVSDQRSSAGKLVIKDSLIHKNAGPGIVVAGPAGNVAILDNVTSIENSYGLAVGSGNSVTVTRSTISENSTTGIQGDGGSQIVVDSSTISNNGTGVASASSVRLFNNTISFNGIAISGSTGSFGGNRLSGNSSAGMPLTPLGSASSEFAQQ, from the coding sequence ATGTTCTCGCGTTTTGCATTTCTGGCGGCTTTACTCGCCATCATGCTCGCGCATTCGCCGGCATCCGCTCAGTCGACAACCGTCTACGTCGCGAGTAACGGTAACGACCAAAACAACTCCTGCGGCCTCGCCTATCAACCCTGTGCAACAATATCGCGTGCACTGGGATACGTCTCCCCAGGCGGCTTGGTCCTTTGCCTCAGCCCTCCCCAGGCGAGCAATTCATTGTACGTTTTGACTGCCGTGACGATCGATTGCAGAGCAAGCGTGAACGGGCAGATTCAAATCAACGTGCCCGCAGGTGACACCAGGCAGGTGGTCCGCCTGCGACACTTGACCGTCGACGGCCTCGGTGGCGTCGGGCCGCTCGTCATGATCAATACGTCAAGAAGTGTGGTCTTGGAGGATGTCACGCTCGTAGAGGGTACCGGCCAAGGCGTCAGCGATCAGAGAAGTTCTGCCGGCAAGCTGGTGATCAAGGATTCCCTCATTCACAAGAATGCCGGTCCAGGTATCGTCGTGGCGGGCCCTGCCGGAAACGTTGCGATTCTCGACAACGTGACATCGATCGAAAACAGCTACGGCCTGGCTGTCGGATCAGGGAACAGCGTCACCGTTACGCGCTCTACCATTTCAGAGAATTCGACTACCGGAATCCAGGGCGATGGCGGCTCACAAATCGTCGTCGACAGCTCCACCATCAGCAACAACGGTACGGGTGTCGCGAGCGCGTCCTCGGTCCGGCTCTTCAACAACACGATCTCGTTCAACGGCATTGCCATTTCGGGAAGTACCGGCTCGTTCGGCGGCAATCGGCTTTCGGGCAACAGCTCCGCCGGTATGCCTTTGACGCCACTCGGCTCCGCATCCTCGGAGTTCGCGCAGCAATAG
- a CDS encoding class I SAM-dependent methyltransferase: protein MTEHVLQSNESTSATELEETQAFKALDRLVRDMEDGLDHPELWLLLKMVVEEGDAGDLLVVLRALRSVQQPKVAKIFDVLEAFIQGIAGPRDEAIARLRQLQAQDPLSPQVAGALSYLMHDGRPQPEIHIPVVPKNPTRTPSPGMNFPRPRGDSFDILDVACFKAALDSAEHYEKHFLTCPAFDNDLSLLSKALELAHSNGLFLEFGVASGRTISHMGRNTPRTHFYGFDSFEGLPEAWRSGFDKGAFARASLPIVPPNVTLIKGWFDDTLPAFLHDRPQIPLSLLHVDCDLYSSTKTIFANLKDRIVPGTLIVFDEYWNYPGWRDHEFKAFEELLAETGIRAQPFGFVPSHQQVGFVMSTPD from the coding sequence GTGACCGAACACGTACTACAATCAAACGAGAGCACGAGCGCGACCGAGCTCGAGGAAACCCAGGCCTTTAAGGCCCTCGATCGACTTGTGAGGGACATGGAGGATGGCCTGGATCATCCGGAGCTCTGGCTGCTCCTCAAGATGGTCGTCGAAGAGGGCGATGCTGGCGACCTCCTCGTGGTGCTACGCGCTTTGCGCTCCGTTCAGCAGCCCAAGGTCGCCAAGATTTTTGATGTCCTCGAGGCCTTCATCCAGGGCATCGCGGGTCCGCGCGACGAGGCCATCGCAAGGCTGAGGCAGCTTCAGGCGCAGGATCCCCTGAGCCCCCAGGTGGCCGGCGCGCTCTCTTATCTGATGCACGACGGGCGACCGCAGCCTGAAATCCACATACCGGTGGTCCCGAAAAATCCGACGAGAACCCCGTCACCCGGCATGAACTTTCCCAGACCCCGAGGGGATAGCTTCGACATTCTGGACGTCGCCTGTTTCAAGGCAGCGCTCGACAGCGCGGAGCACTACGAGAAGCATTTTCTGACATGCCCGGCGTTCGACAACGATCTGTCGCTGCTGTCGAAAGCACTGGAGCTGGCCCACTCGAACGGCCTCTTCCTCGAATTCGGGGTGGCGTCGGGTCGCACGATCAGCCACATGGGCCGGAACACACCGCGGACCCATTTCTACGGCTTCGACTCTTTCGAAGGGCTGCCCGAGGCGTGGCGGAGCGGATTCGACAAGGGAGCATTCGCGCGGGCAAGCCTGCCAATCGTTCCGCCCAACGTGACGCTGATCAAGGGCTGGTTTGACGACACGCTGCCGGCCTTCCTTCATGACCGGCCGCAAATTCCGCTCTCGCTGCTTCATGTCGACTGCGATCTCTATTCGTCGACCAAAACGATCTTCGCAAATTTGAAGGATCGGATCGTACCGGGTACTCTCATCGTGTTCGACGAGTACTGGAACTATCCGGGTTGGCGCGATCACGAGTTCAAGGCGTTCGAGGAGTTGCTCGCCGAAACCGGCATTCGAGCCCAACCGTTCGGCTTTGTGCCAAGCCATCAACAAGTCGGGTTCGTGATGTCCACGCCGGACTGA